The proteins below are encoded in one region of Parvicella tangerina:
- a CDS encoding insulinase family protein, producing MRTFKNIYTVATLSLVSLAAIGQEIDRSTAPEPGPAPKINIGSPETFTLENGLKVFVVENHKLPKVSIQLAIDKPLIMEGEKVGVGEMTGEMLNAGTTEKTKAEMDEEIDFIGASVTATSSGVFASSLSKHADKVMGIMSEMLLKPAFPQEELDKAKKRALSNLKSLSTNPEAIAGRVQDVLLYGKNHPYGEVQTAEHVNNITIADCKKYYQDYFRPNISYLVIVGDITPEVAKEKATQYFGSWEKREVPGQKYEADASVAGVRVAFVEKPGAVQSVIKVTYPLDLKVGSEDDAAIKIMNGIFGGAFSSRLNMNLREEHGYTYGAGGRASADRYIGYFSAGASVRNEVTDSAVNEILGEMKEMIETKVTEDELSRNINYNNGNFALSLESDQTVARFALNIEKYDLPADYYQNYLSRLQAVTMEDVQAAAKNYIHPENCIILVVGSRDVVDNLKQFDTDGKIEFYDYNGNVKSGEKKKLPEGLTADQVIEDYVLAYTQSSSMKKAEKKLKKVKDITMVSETEMQGMKLEITIKRKAPNMMLSEMNMSGMTVQKSVFNGSEGGSSGMQGNQAYEGDELEEQKYSSTMHLETKYDELGYKLNLKSIEEVNGKDAYMIEVTDPMGNVENEYYDVESKLKVYSMSTTESPETGEMTVTSEFQDYQEVDGILYPHKMIQNFGEQVLEMDVKEIKVNSKISKSEFEFEP from the coding sequence ATGAGAACATTTAAGAATATATATACCGTAGCTACTCTTTCGCTGGTTAGTTTAGCTGCAATTGGTCAGGAGATTGATCGTTCAACAGCACCAGAACCAGGTCCCGCTCCTAAGATAAATATAGGTTCACCAGAGACTTTTACATTAGAAAATGGTCTTAAAGTTTTTGTGGTTGAAAATCATAAATTACCAAAGGTGTCTATTCAGTTGGCAATAGACAAGCCGCTGATCATGGAAGGTGAAAAAGTTGGAGTAGGAGAGATGACTGGAGAGATGCTTAATGCAGGAACTACTGAGAAGACAAAGGCAGAGATGGATGAGGAGATTGACTTCATTGGAGCAAGTGTAACGGCTACATCTTCTGGAGTGTTTGCTTCTTCACTTTCTAAACATGCAGATAAAGTAATGGGAATTATGAGCGAAATGCTCTTAAAACCAGCTTTTCCGCAGGAAGAATTGGACAAGGCAAAAAAACGTGCACTATCCAACCTTAAATCACTATCTACGAATCCAGAAGCAATTGCTGGAAGGGTACAAGATGTGCTGTTATATGGAAAGAATCATCCGTATGGAGAGGTTCAAACCGCTGAACATGTGAATAATATCACGATTGCTGATTGCAAGAAATATTATCAGGACTATTTCAGACCAAACATTTCTTACTTAGTAATTGTTGGTGATATTACTCCAGAAGTAGCAAAGGAAAAGGCAACCCAATACTTTGGTTCATGGGAGAAAAGAGAAGTTCCCGGTCAGAAGTACGAAGCTGATGCCTCCGTTGCTGGAGTTCGAGTTGCGTTTGTAGAAAAGCCTGGAGCTGTGCAAAGTGTGATTAAAGTAACTTATCCTTTAGACTTGAAAGTAGGTAGTGAAGATGATGCGGCTATCAAGATCATGAATGGAATTTTTGGAGGAGCTTTTTCTTCTAGATTGAATATGAACTTGAGAGAGGAGCACGGTTACACCTACGGAGCTGGAGGAAGAGCAAGTGCTGACAGATATATTGGGTATTTTAGCGCTGGAGCCTCAGTAAGGAATGAAGTTACCGATAGTGCGGTGAATGAGATTCTGGGAGAGATGAAGGAGATGATTGAAACGAAAGTAACTGAAGATGAACTTTCGAGAAATATCAATTACAACAATGGTAATTTTGCACTTTCCTTAGAGAGTGACCAAACTGTTGCGCGATTTGCTTTAAATATTGAGAAGTATGATCTTCCAGCGGATTACTATCAGAATTATTTGTCAAGATTGCAAGCAGTAACGATGGAAGATGTTCAAGCTGCTGCAAAGAATTATATCCATCCTGAAAACTGTATCATCTTGGTTGTGGGGAGTAGAGATGTTGTGGACAATTTAAAACAATTTGATACAGATGGTAAGATTGAGTTTTATGATTATAATGGAAACGTAAAATCAGGAGAGAAGAAGAAATTACCTGAAGGTTTAACAGCTGATCAAGTAATCGAGGATTATGTTCTGGCATATACGCAGTCTTCATCGATGAAAAAAGCAGAAAAGAAGTTGAAAAAGGTAAAAGATATTACGATGGTGAGTGAGACGGAGATGCAAGGGATGAAATTAGAAATTACCATTAAACGAAAGGCACCGAACATGATGCTTTCTGAAATGAACATGAGCGGAATGACTGTTCAGAAGTCCGTTTTTAATGGCTCAGAAGGAGGTTCTTCAGGAATGCAGGGTAATCAAGCTTATGAAGGGGATGAATTAGAAGAACAGAAGTATTCGTCAACGATGCACCTTGAGACAAAATACGATGAACTTGGTTACAAATTGAATCTGAAGAGTATCGAAGAGGTAAATGGCAAGGATGCTTACATGATAGAGGTAACCGACCCAATGGGAAATGTAGAGAATGAGTATTACGATGTAGAATCTAAATTAAAGGTGTATTCTATGAGTACAACTGAATCTCCAGAAACGGGAGAGATGACAGTAACCAGTGAGTTTCAGGATTATCAGGAAGTAGATGGAATTCTATATCCACACAAGATGATCCAGAATTTTGGAGAGCAAGTGTTAGAAATGGATGTGAAAGAGATCAAGGTAAATTCAAAAATTAGTAAGTCTGAGTTTGAATTCGAACCGTAA
- a CDS encoding acetyl-CoA hydrolase/transferase family protein: MKYQSISAKEAVKVVKNNDRVYIHAAAAAPQELMRALANRHDELRNVEVCHLHVEGEAPYANPEYIDSFHVNSFFIGKNVRHTLAAGNGSYTPVFLSELPLLFKRGILPLDVAFIQVSPPDKHGYCSLGVSVEATLAAIENAKHVVAQINPKMPRVHGDGIIHVSELDSFIEHEEELPEILLGEPSSVENKIGEHVAGLIEDGSTLQMGIGNIPNAVLSKLFNHKGLGIHSEMFSDGVIDLILKDVVNCNATAINPGRALATFLMGSKRLYDYVDDNPFIEMSSSDIVNDVANISQNKKMVAINSAIEIDLTGQVCADSIGARMYSGVGGQMDFIRGASLSEGGKAIIALPSTTKKGISRLVPFLKQGAGIVTTRAHVHYVVTEYGVANLYGKTIEQRAKALLEIAHPDHREEIERANHEFLSKSYFQ; encoded by the coding sequence ATGAAGTATCAATCGATTAGTGCGAAAGAGGCCGTAAAAGTGGTTAAGAATAACGACCGTGTTTACATTCATGCCGCAGCTGCAGCTCCACAAGAGTTGATGAGAGCTTTAGCCAATCGACATGATGAATTGCGTAATGTAGAAGTTTGTCACTTGCATGTAGAAGGAGAAGCTCCTTATGCAAATCCAGAATATATTGATAGCTTCCATGTCAATTCTTTCTTTATTGGTAAGAACGTTAGACATACACTAGCTGCCGGCAACGGGTCATATACGCCTGTTTTCTTGAGTGAGCTACCACTTCTTTTTAAACGTGGTATTCTGCCATTAGACGTAGCATTTATCCAAGTGTCTCCGCCAGATAAGCACGGGTATTGTTCGCTGGGCGTTTCTGTAGAGGCTACACTAGCCGCCATTGAAAATGCAAAACATGTTGTGGCTCAGATCAATCCTAAAATGCCGAGAGTGCACGGAGATGGAATTATTCATGTTTCAGAGCTAGACTCGTTTATAGAACATGAGGAAGAACTTCCTGAAATTTTATTGGGTGAGCCTTCTTCAGTTGAAAATAAAATAGGAGAGCATGTAGCAGGATTGATTGAGGATGGCAGTACACTACAGATGGGAATCGGTAATATTCCCAATGCGGTACTTTCAAAATTGTTTAACCACAAAGGGTTAGGTATTCACTCAGAGATGTTTTCAGACGGGGTGATTGACTTGATCCTTAAAGATGTGGTGAATTGTAATGCCACCGCCATTAACCCAGGAAGAGCGTTAGCTACTTTTTTGATGGGAAGTAAGCGTCTATATGATTATGTAGATGACAATCCGTTTATTGAGATGAGCTCTTCAGACATCGTGAACGATGTGGCTAACATAAGTCAAAATAAAAAAATGGTAGCTATTAATTCCGCTATTGAAATTGATCTTACTGGACAAGTATGTGCGGATTCAATAGGAGCAAGAATGTATTCGGGTGTTGGAGGGCAAATGGACTTCATTCGTGGAGCCTCATTGAGTGAAGGAGGAAAGGCGATTATTGCGCTGCCCTCTACAACAAAGAAGGGTATTAGTAGATTAGTTCCTTTCCTAAAACAAGGCGCTGGCATAGTGACTACTAGAGCTCATGTACACTACGTAGTAACTGAGTATGGAGTAGCAAACCTATACGGTAAAACTATTGAGCAACGTGCAAAAGCCTTGTTAGAAATTGCTCATCCTGATCACCGTGAAGAGATTGAAAGAGCTAATCATGAGTTTTTAAGTAAAAGTTACTTTCAATAA
- a CDS encoding M16 family metallopeptidase, with translation MKSYLLSGLLVSASVAVAQQPKIDFVEYDLDNGMHVILHEDHSTPIVGVSVMYHVGSKNENPERTGFAHFFEHLLFEGSENIERGTFFKYIENAGGRNNANTTNDRTFYYEILPSNQLELGLWLESERLMHAKIDQDGVDTQNEVVKEEKRLRIDNQPYGSILAESAKRAYKVHPYKWTTIGEMEHLDAATLDEFIEFYHTYYVPQNAVLSIAGDINIEETKKMIEAYFGPIPKGENEVPEVTAVEPPLGGEVRDTVYDNIQLPGVIQVYRIPEQGTPDFYALEMLAKVVSDGGSSRLNKRCVEETQSAMFVGNFPFNTEDPGISFVFGIANADVDPAQLESEVNEEFDKLKKELITEKEFEKIRNMVENDFIYNFNSMIGIAENLANYHMYFGDANLINTELEKYMAVTREDIQRVAKKYMVKDNRVVLYYLPKDGE, from the coding sequence ATGAAGAGTTATTTATTGTCGGGGTTACTAGTTTCAGCTTCAGTGGCTGTGGCTCAGCAACCTAAAATCGACTTTGTAGAGTATGATTTGGATAATGGTATGCATGTCATTCTACACGAAGATCATTCCACACCAATAGTAGGAGTGTCCGTAATGTACCATGTTGGTTCTAAGAATGAGAATCCAGAGAGAACTGGTTTTGCTCACTTTTTTGAACACCTACTGTTTGAAGGAAGCGAGAATATTGAAAGAGGAACTTTCTTTAAGTACATCGAAAATGCTGGCGGTAGAAACAATGCCAACACTACGAATGACAGAACATTCTATTATGAGATCTTGCCTTCTAATCAACTAGAGTTAGGTCTTTGGTTAGAGTCTGAAAGATTGATGCATGCAAAAATTGATCAGGATGGAGTGGATACGCAAAATGAAGTTGTTAAGGAAGAAAAGCGTTTAAGAATTGACAACCAGCCTTATGGAAGTATTCTTGCTGAATCTGCAAAGAGAGCTTATAAAGTTCACCCATATAAATGGACGACCATTGGAGAAATGGAGCATTTAGATGCAGCTACATTGGACGAGTTTATTGAATTCTATCACACGTATTATGTGCCTCAAAATGCGGTGTTGTCTATCGCAGGTGATATCAATATTGAGGAGACCAAAAAAATGATAGAGGCTTACTTTGGACCGATTCCGAAAGGAGAAAATGAAGTACCAGAAGTTACTGCTGTTGAACCGCCATTAGGAGGTGAGGTTAGAGACACCGTTTATGATAACATTCAGTTACCAGGTGTTATACAGGTGTATCGAATCCCAGAACAAGGGACACCTGATTTTTATGCCTTAGAAATGTTGGCTAAAGTAGTTTCAGATGGTGGTAGTTCTAGGTTGAATAAACGATGTGTTGAGGAGACTCAATCGGCAATGTTTGTGGGTAACTTTCCTTTTAATACAGAAGATCCAGGGATTTCTTTTGTCTTTGGGATTGCAAACGCGGATGTAGATCCTGCTCAATTGGAATCAGAAGTCAATGAAGAGTTTGATAAGCTGAAGAAAGAACTAATCACAGAGAAAGAGTTTGAGAAGATTCGAAATATGGTAGAAAATGATTTTATCTACAATTTCAACTCAATGATTGGTATTGCTGAGAACTTAGCCAATTACCACATGTATTTCGGAGATGCCAACCTTATTAACACGGAGTTGGAAAAATATATGGCTGTGACGAGAGAAGATATTCAGCGAGTAGCTAAAAAATACATGGTAAAAGACAACCGTGTAGTATTGTATTACTTACCAAAAGATGGAGAATAA
- a CDS encoding mechanosensitive ion channel family protein produces the protein MNGLEKFLAYELIGFKDYKLQVIDIVIILLIYAATRFILWSIKKALSRKERSKNFSEGNLYAVFQLIKYVVWVIAIALMLETIGIKITILLAGSAALLVGIGMGLQQTFNDFISGIILLFERSVKVGDILEVDGDVIKVVEIGMRTSVGLNRNEIIITIPNSMITTNKVINWSNQAQKTLFKVNVGVAYGSDVDKVIEIIEQSAKEHPDVMELNQVEGRFVEFGNSSLDFQVLFFSENLFGIEKVKSDIRKTINRKFIENNISIPFPQMDVHIKNTK, from the coding sequence ATGAACGGATTAGAAAAATTCCTTGCCTACGAATTAATAGGCTTTAAAGATTATAAACTTCAAGTAATTGATATTGTCATCATTTTACTCATTTATGCTGCAACAAGATTCATACTGTGGAGTATAAAAAAGGCACTGTCAAGAAAAGAAAGAAGTAAGAACTTCAGCGAAGGAAACCTATACGCAGTTTTCCAACTGATCAAGTACGTGGTTTGGGTTATTGCCATTGCGCTAATGCTCGAGACGATCGGCATTAAAATAACGATTCTACTTGCGGGATCTGCCGCTCTTTTAGTGGGAATTGGAATGGGTCTACAGCAAACCTTTAACGATTTTATTTCAGGAATTATCCTTTTGTTCGAAAGGTCAGTTAAGGTCGGGGATATCCTAGAGGTTGATGGAGATGTTATTAAAGTAGTTGAAATTGGGATGCGGACTTCGGTTGGTTTGAATCGAAACGAAATTATCATCACCATTCCCAATTCGATGATTACTACAAACAAAGTCATCAACTGGAGTAATCAAGCCCAGAAAACACTGTTTAAAGTCAATGTTGGGGTGGCTTATGGATCTGATGTAGATAAAGTAATAGAGATCATAGAACAGAGCGCGAAAGAACATCCTGATGTCATGGAATTGAATCAAGTTGAAGGAAGGTTTGTTGAGTTTGGGAATTCATCGCTAGATTTTCAAGTCTTATTCTTTAGTGAGAATCTTTTTGGGATTGAAAAGGTAAAGAGCGACATCAGAAAAACGATTAACAGGAAGTTTATAGAAAACAATATCTCTATTCCATTTCCGCAGATGGATGTGCATATAAAAAACACCAAATAA